The nucleotide window GTGTGCGTCCGCGATCTCCCGGACGATCGACAGTCCGAACCCGGTACCGTCCTCGCTCGTCGTCGTCCCGGGGTCGAAGAGCTCCGTCGGCGACAGCGACGGCAGGCCCGCGCCGTCGTCGGCGACGGCGAACCCGTCGTCGGTGGCGGCCACCCGGACGACGACCGAGCCCTGGTTGTGTTCGAGCGCGTTCCGAAACAGATTCTCCAACAGCTGTCGGAGCCGGCTCTCGTCGGCCCGGACCCGACCGTCCGACTCACACTCCAACGTCCCGGTGGTCTCGGCGTCCGTCTCCGTCCGGGCGGCCGGCCAGGCGGCCTCGGCGACGCGGGCGAGCCCGACCGGAGTGACCTCCGTGACGTGTTCACCCTGACGAGCGAACGTCAGCATGTCCTCGATGAGTTCGTCGGCGCGATCCAGCGCCGTCAGTGCGTCGTCTAGCCGGTCCGGGTCGTCGTCGATCCGGGCCAGCTCCACGTTGCCGCGCACCACCTCCAACGGCGACCGGAGGTCGTGGCTGACGAGACTCGCGAACCGTTCGAGCCGTTCGTTCTGTCGCTCCAACTGCGCCTCGCGGCGACGCAGCGCCCGCTCGCCGACGAGTCTGTCGAGCACGGCCTCGGCGTTGGCGGCGAGCACCCGACCGAGGTGGCTGTCGCGGTCGTCGAACGCCGCCGGGTCCCCGTCGTACAGCGTCAGGACGCCGTGGTCGCCGAGCGGGTACGCCACTGCGGCGGCGACGCCGTCCGGCGTGGCTACCCGCGCCCGCCGGTCGCTGTCGACAGCCGCGTCCTCCGGAACCGCCCCGTCGTCCGTCTCGACAGTGACGTGGACCGGCTCCTGGCGGGCGAACGCGCGGCCGACAGCCCCCTCGCCGGGGTCGCGGGCGAGGACCGCGAGGTCGTCCGTCTGGCTGCGCTCCGAGAGGACACGGAGCCGACCGTCCTCCGGGTCGTGGCGGTGGACGGCACACCCCCCGGGCGACAACAGGTCGACAGCCACGTCGACGACGTACGTCGCGGCCGTCGAGACGGAGCCGGCCTCCATGAACTCCCGGGTGGCGTCGTGGAGATCGGCCAGACGGTGTTGGTACGTCCGAGTGGCCTGTTCGCGGGCCACCCGGTCCAGTGCGGCGGCCGCCCGAGCGCCCAGCGTGTACGCCAGGTCGCGGTCGAACTGCGAGAACCGTTCGGTGGTGTCGGCCACGAAGTGGAGCACCCCCCACCGCCCGACCGGGACGGACACGATCGACCGACCGCCGTCCGTGGCGGTGGCGTCCGGGTGTCGGCGGGCGTCGGCCACCCGGACCGCCTCCCGGTCGCGGTAGCTCCGCCCGGCGACCCCGGCGTCGGCCGGCCGGGGGTCGACCGCCGACAGCTCGGCGCCGGCGACCGCGACCGGCTCCAACACTCCGTCACGCCCGTGGTAGACGACACAACGGTCGAACGACAGCACCGTCTCGGCGGCCGAGACGGTCGCCTCGTGGACGGCCGCGGGCGTCCCGGCGGCCGCGAGCTCCAGCCCGGCGTCGTGGAGCGCGGTCACCCGGTCGCGGTCGGCGACGTGACCGGACACGTCCACGTACACCCCCCAGACGAACGGATCGGACCCCGTGGCCCGGTCGTCGCCGCCGGGGACGACGGCGAGGTGGAACGGGGCCGACTCCCCGTCGCCGGCCACCTCCACGTCGTGGGTCGTCGCCTCGCCGGCCGCGGCCGCCGTCCGGAGTCCCGGCCGAGAGACGGTGGCGGCGTCGACGGCGACGGACTCCGGGAACCCCGGCAGTCGGCCGCCCCGGAGCTGGTCGCGGTCCGTGTCGAACCGCTCGGCGAACGCCGGGTTGGCGTCCAACACCGTCAGCCCGCCGTCCGCGGGGAGCCAGCCGGCGACCACGGGGAACGGTGCGTTGTCCACCAACGCCGCCGAGCCGCCCGACCCCGCGTCCGCGACGGCCCGTCGGATGCGCTCGGCCAACTGCTCGAAGTGGTCGCGTCCCCGCCCCTTCCGGACGTAGTCCGTCGCCTCGAGCGCGGTCACGTCCGCCGCGACCGACTCGTCGCCCTCCCCGGTGTACAACACGAACGGCAGTTCCGGATGTTCGTCCCGCACGGCCTCCAACACGTCCAGCCCGGTCCACCCGGGCATCTCGTGGTCACAGAGAACGAGGTCGACGTCCGTCGCGTCGCCGACCCGTTCCGGCACCGCCGTCGGATCGGGCTCCGGCAGCGTCTCGATATCGGCCACGGTCGACAGCATCTCCGCGGTCAACTCCAGAAACTCCCGGTCGTCGTCGACGTGTAACACCCGTGGCCCCGACATCGGGCGACGGTTCGTGTTCCCCCCACAAACGTCTGACTCACACTGCGAGGCAGGTCACCCAATGTAATTACACGAAAAGAAAATCGAATTTACGCGAGCTGTGGGTGACACGGCGCGTTCGCCAGCAGATTCAAGACGGTGTGGCCACCCTCTCCGACCGTCCGCCGTCGGCGGGGTCAGACGATGCAACCCGATCCACTCGCTTTCTACGTGTTCGTCGTCGCTCCGCTGATCGCGCTGTCCGTCTCCGTCGTCGGCTCCGTCCCGGTCGTCCGCGCGGTCGGCCAGCGGTGGCTGTTGCTCCTCGTCGCGGTCCCGGTCGTGATGATCGGCGCACAGGCTCTCGAACTGCTGGCGGTCGTCGAGACCGGGACGATTCCGGGGACGGCCGGCGGCGAGTTCGTGGAGACGGCCGTCAACGTGCTCACCGCCGGGGCGGTGTACTACGGCCTGACCGTCACCCGCGACCGCGAGGCACTGTCGGACCGGCTCTCCGACCAACGGCAGCGGCACGAACGACTCGTCTCGGAGTCGTTGTCCCCGGTCGTGGTCGTCCGTGACGGCGCCGTCCGGGAGGCGAACCCGGCGGCGGAGGCGTACTTCGAGGCAGAGACACTCGCGGGCGTCGACGCGACGACGCTCGTCGCGGACGGTGAGGTGCGCCGCCTCCAACGTCGCCTCCGGACGGTCGTGGAGACGGGCGAGCCGACCCGGCTCGAGGAACTCGCGTGTCTCACCCGAGACGGGGACGAGCGGCTGGCGGCCGTCGCCGCCGGTCCGGCGGAGTTCGCGGGCGAGGGGGCGGTCCAGCTCGACTTCCACGACCTGACGGAACACCGGGCGATGTCGGCGGAACTAGACCGGGTGCGCGACCAGCTGGAGGAGGCGTTCCGCAACACGAACGACGGAATCCTGTTCTTGGACCGTTCCGGCCGGGAGACGGTGTTGGAGTGCAACCAGACGGCCGCGCGGCTGTTCGGCTACGACCGGGAGACGCTGCGCGGGCTGTCGCCGACGGCCGTCTACGACGAGACGGCGCTGGCGACGTTCGCCGAACGGGTCGTCGCCGAGGACGGCTACGTCGCAGACGAGCTGTCTGCGACTACCGCCGACGGGGAGACGGTGCCGACGGAGGTGTCCGGCTCCCCGACGACGCTGGGGGATCGAGAGGCGTTGCTCGCAATCGTCAGGGACGTGCGGGACCGTCGCCGCCGGGAACGACGCATCCGGGTCGTCAGCCGACTGTTGCGACACAACCTCCGCAACGACATGAACGTCGTGTTGGGGCACCTGGAACGACTGCGTGCGGCCGCGCCGCCGTCGGCCCACGACCACGCCGACCGGATTCGCGCGGTCGTCGACGACCTGTTGGAGCTGTCCGGCGAGGTGGAGATCGCCCAGGAGACGCTGGGTGAGTCGACGGAGACGGTGTTGGACGCTCGGACGCTGCTGACGGAGGCGGTTGCGACCGCCCGGGAGAACAACCCGGACCGGGAGCCGTCGGTGACCGTGACGGCGCCGGCGGAGCTGGCGATCCGGGCCGACCGGTTGTTGGAGGTGGCGCTGGCCCACCTCGTCGACAACGCAGTAGAGCACGCCGACTACGACGAGCCGAGCGTGCGGGTGACGGCGACTCGCGTCGGCGACACCGTCCGGTTCACCGTCGCCGACGACGGCCCGGGGCTCCCCCCGGTCGACCGCCGGGTCGTGACTGGGGGCACGGAGATCGACGACGCCGAACACGTCGACGGCTTCGGGCTGTGGGTGGTGGCGTGGGTGACGGACACGCTCGACGGGGAGGTGACGTTCCGTGACAACGACCCTCGCGGGACGGTCGTGGAGCTGACGGTGCCGGACGCGGTCGTCGACACGCCGGCCGACGCCGAGCCGGACGCGCCAGAGCGGTAACCGCACGACGGCGTCGTCCTGCCGAACGGAAACGCTTAAAGGGTGTCTCCCACTACGGACGGATGCGCTCACCTGGGCCAATAGCTCAGTCAGGTTGAGCGCTCGGCTGATAACCGGGAGGCCTCCGGTTCAAATCCGGATTGGCCCACTCCCATCCGGGAGCGCAGGGCTGCACTCCCCAGCCACCTACTCTGGTCGTTCACCCGCCCAGCGTGTTCTCCACCCCGAACAGCATCAGGACGACCGTCACGACCGCGACCACGATGCCGATCAGCGCCGACACCCCGGGCGGCAACACCGGACGTACGAGAAACGCGGCCAGGAGCAGGCCGAGCATACCGACGATCCCGTCGAGACGGACTCGGAGCGCGTCGTCCATACCCGATTCCACCGACGGCACCGACGAAACCGTTGTGGCTCGCGGCGAAAGCGTCAAGTCCCGACCGGTCGACTCTGCAGGTGTGAACGCGAGTCGTCTCGTGGAGTACGGTGGTCTCGTGGCGCTGTTGCTCGCGGCGCTGGCCGTCGCGATTGCCGCCGGCCTCCAGGTCGTCTGAGCCTCCCTCCGGGGGAAAGTTCATACACCACGCCCCGGTGTGTTCCGATAGACGAACTCGCGGAGTGGTGTCCGCGGACACACACCAATGAGAGACAGACGAACGGTGTTCACCCCTGACGAACCGCTCGATGTCCTCCACGTCGACGACGACGACGGGTTCGCCGAGACACTCGTGGCGTATCTGGAGGACGTGATCGGTGGCTTCGCCGTCACCCGCGTCTCCGACGGGGAGGCCGCCCTGGATCGGCTGTCGGCGACGACGTTCGACTGTGTCGTGAGCGACTACCGGATGCCGGGGATGGACGGACTGGAGCTGTCGGAGGCGGTCGGTGAACGAGAGCCTCGGCTCCCGTTCGTCCTGTTGACGGGCCGAGGGTCGGAGTCGGTCGCCCGCGAGGCGGTAGAGGCGTCCGTCACGAGCTACCTCCCGAAACGGGCCGACGAGGACGGGTTCCGTCGACTGGCCGACCGCGTCCGCGACGCCGTCGACCGGGCACACACGGCGGTGAGCTACCGCGAGGTGTTCGACAAGGCCGGCGTCGGGCTGACCGTCCG belongs to Halobaculum sp. MBLA0143 and includes:
- a CDS encoding GAF domain-containing protein, whose amino-acid sequence is MSGPRVLHVDDDREFLELTAEMLSTVADIETLPEPDPTAVPERVGDATDVDLVLCDHEMPGWTGLDVLEAVRDEHPELPFVLYTGEGDESVAADVTALEATDYVRKGRGRDHFEQLAERIRRAVADAGSGGSAALVDNAPFPVVAGWLPADGGLTVLDANPAFAERFDTDRDQLRGGRLPGFPESVAVDAATVSRPGLRTAAAAGEATTHDVEVAGDGESAPFHLAVVPGGDDRATGSDPFVWGVYVDVSGHVADRDRVTALHDAGLELAAAGTPAAVHEATVSAAETVLSFDRCVVYHGRDGVLEPVAVAGAELSAVDPRPADAGVAGRSYRDREAVRVADARRHPDATATDGGRSIVSVPVGRWGVLHFVADTTERFSQFDRDLAYTLGARAAAALDRVAREQATRTYQHRLADLHDATREFMEAGSVSTAATYVVDVAVDLLSPGGCAVHRHDPEDGRLRVLSERSQTDDLAVLARDPGEGAVGRAFARQEPVHVTVETDDGAVPEDAAVDSDRRARVATPDGVAAAVAYPLGDHGVLTLYDGDPAAFDDRDSHLGRVLAANAEAVLDRLVGERALRRREAQLERQNERLERFASLVSHDLRSPLEVVRGNVELARIDDDPDRLDDALTALDRADELIEDMLTFARQGEHVTEVTPVGLARVAEAAWPAARTETDAETTGTLECESDGRVRADESRLRQLLENLFRNALEHNQGSVVVRVAATDDGFAVADDGAGLPSLSPTELFDPGTTTSEDGTGFGLSIVREIADAHGWTISVGESREGGARFEFVTDPTA
- a CDS encoding PAS domain S-box protein; amino-acid sequence: MQPDPLAFYVFVVAPLIALSVSVVGSVPVVRAVGQRWLLLLVAVPVVMIGAQALELLAVVETGTIPGTAGGEFVETAVNVLTAGAVYYGLTVTRDREALSDRLSDQRQRHERLVSESLSPVVVVRDGAVREANPAAEAYFEAETLAGVDATTLVADGEVRRLQRRLRTVVETGEPTRLEELACLTRDGDERLAAVAAGPAEFAGEGAVQLDFHDLTEHRAMSAELDRVRDQLEEAFRNTNDGILFLDRSGRETVLECNQTAARLFGYDRETLRGLSPTAVYDETALATFAERVVAEDGYVADELSATTADGETVPTEVSGSPTTLGDREALLAIVRDVRDRRRRERRIRVVSRLLRHNLRNDMNVVLGHLERLRAAAPPSAHDHADRIRAVVDDLLELSGEVEIAQETLGESTETVLDARTLLTEAVATARENNPDREPSVTVTAPAELAIRADRLLEVALAHLVDNAVEHADYDEPSVRVTATRVGDTVRFTVADDGPGLPPVDRRVVTGGTEIDDAEHVDGFGLWVVAWVTDTLDGEVTFRDNDPRGTVVELTVPDAVVDTPADAEPDAPER